The following nucleotide sequence is from Salvelinus sp. IW2-2015 unplaced genomic scaffold, ASM291031v2 Un_scaffold2330, whole genome shotgun sequence.
agtaaaagtaaacgttgtcaaaaaatataaatagtaaagtacagatacccccgaAAAATcgacttaagttgtactttaaattattttacttaagtactttacaccactgcacacgcacacaaatatgCAGTCACCTAAAGCCATAGAGAAAttgttattttaaataaaaagtgaGAGACGGCCTCATTATTAACTagtgtgttgtggttggtgtAATATGTAGATCAATGAGGCgtcagatagcctagtggttagagccagtaacagaaaggttgctggatcgaatccccgagctgacaaggtaaaaatctgtcgttctgaacaagacagttaacccaatgttcccaGGTAggagtcattgtaaataagaatttgttcttaactgacttgcctagttaaataaaaattatgaCATGTATTCCATGAATCATTGGTGTATGATGGGAATGACCTACTACGATTGCTATTATGCCAAGCATTTATTATGTAACTTACATCAGAAGGGttgtgtgaggagaggaggtagtgtGTGACATAGAAAATGAGCTTGTGAGTTTGAATGAGAGTACATCATCTGAAAAGAAACAATTTAATTGTCTGGTTCATTCTTGTACAATGTGTCCTACCTGTGCCCCGCCCAACTCAATGAGTGAATGCAATAACAAGTCCAAGTCAAGTGACTTCAGTGAAATTCCATTTCCTAAAAAGTCACCTTACAGGAACAGCATGTATGCAGTGTGTATCAGTAGCCAGTAGATGGGGATAGCATTCCACTTTTGAATGACAAGCAAACTGTCCTGTAAGCTGTCCTGTAAGCTGTCCTGTACGCTGCCCTGTAAGCTGTCCTGTAAGCTGCCCTGTACACTGTCCTGTAAACTGCACTGTAAACTGTCCTGTACGCTGCCCTGTAAGCTGTCCTGTACGCTTGCACTGTAAGCTGATCTTGTAAAAGCTGTCCTGTAAGCTACTCCTGTAAGCTGTGTCCTGTAAAGCATGCACTGTAAACTGGTCCTGTACCGACTGCACTGTAAGCTGTCCTGTAAAGCCTGTCCCTGTACGCTGTCCTGTATGCGCTGTCGTCCAACGCTGTCTGTAAGCTGCTCCTGTAAGCTGCACTGTAAGCTGTCCTTGGTAAAGCTGGTCCTGTATGAAAGATCTGTAGCCCTGTACAGCTGTCTGACTGTCCTGTAACGTCGTCCTGTAAGCTGTCTTAACTCTGTAAGCTGCACTGTTAAGCTGCACTGTAAGCTGTCCTGTAAGCTGTCCTGTAAGCTGTCCTGTAAGCTGTCCTGTAAGCTGTCCTGTAAGCTGTCCTGTAAGCTGTCCTGTAAGCTGCCCTGTACGCTTGCCCTGTTACGCTGTCCTGTAAGCTGTCCTGTACGCTGCCTGTACGCTGCCCTGTAAGCTGTCCTGTTACGCTGTCCCTGTAAGCTGTCCTGTAAGCGCACTGTAAGCTGTCCTGTAAGCTGTCCTGTAAGCTGTCTGTAAGCTGTCTGTAAACTGCCCTGTACGCTGCCTGTACGCTGTCCTGTAAGCTGCACTGTAAGCTGCACTGTTAAGCTGGCACTGTAAGCGTGTCCTGTAAGCTGTCCTGTAAGCTGTCCTGTAAGCTGTCCTGTAAGCTGTCCTGTAAGCTGTCCTGTAAGCTGCTCCTGTACGCTGCCCTGTACGCTGCCCTGTACGCTGTCCTGTACGCTGCCTGTATACTGCCTTGTACGCTGCCCTGTACGCTGTCCTGTAAGCTGCACTGTAAGCTGCACTGTAAGCTGCACTGTAAGCTTGTCCTGTAAGCTGTCCTGTAAGCTTGTCCTGTAAGCTGTCCTGTAAGGCTGTCTGTAAGCTGTCCTGTAAGCTGTCCTGTACGCTGCCCTGTACGCTGCCCTGTACGCTGTCTGTACGCTGCCCTGTAGCTGCCCTGTACGCTGCCTGTACCTGTCCTGTACGCTGCCCTGTAAGCGTGCCCTGTAAAATGTAAAGTGAGTATCCCCTTTTAGCTCTGTCTGTGTCATCTTCAATTATGTCTCATTTTAACATAGTCAAATGTTATGTAACTATTTACATTTCctctagactgtgtgtgtgtgtgtgtgtggtgtgtgtgtgtgtgtgtgtgtgtgtgtgtgtgtgtgtgtgtgtgtgtgtgtgtgtgtgcgcgcgcgtgcacGCATGTGAAGACTGTTTACCAACCCACTTACTGTGTGTATTATCAGCCATATTGGAGATTACTGTTGTAAAGAGTGTCAAGCTGGTATTAAACATGCCTCTTcatgcaggacacacacacacatacacacagtcatggGCATGTTTCACAACATCATaagtacatttcaaacatttgCTAGATCATGTGAATCAGTCAATTAGTTTGATTTAAATAGTAGTCACTGTGAATATCCAGGCCAAAATAACAGTTATTGCCATAAAACTGCAAGTAGATTTAGGAAGAAATCCCTTTCCATTATGTAGGCTTGCTATCGATAAAACCAATAGTCATTGTAGTGTGATGTGTGATATGAGTGGAGGCTAGAGAAAGatcgagggagcgagagagagagagagagaacctcggcctaaaggaaagggaaaggggggatccctagtcagttgtccaactgaatgcattcaactgaaatgtgtcttccacatttaacccaacccctcaaatatcagcgccacaggtaacttccacaaagctgtgaacgagctgagagacaaggcaagaagggccttctatgccatcaaaaggaacataaaattcaacataccaattaggatctggctaaaaaaatacttgaatcagttatagccattgccctttatggttgtgaagtCTGGGGTCTGcagctcaccaaccaagaattcacaaaatgggacaaacaccaaattgagactctacatgcagaattctgcaaaaatatcctctgtgtacaacgtaaaaacacaaaataatgcatacagagcaattatcaaaatccagaaaagagacgttaaattctacaaccacctaaaaggaagcgattcccaaaccttccataacaaagccatcacctacagagagatgaacctggagaagagtcccctaagcaagctggtcctggggctctgttcacaaacacaaacagaccccacagagccccaggacagcaacacaatttgacccaaccaaatcatgagaaaacaaaaatatcattgcttgacacattcaaaataattaacaaagaaactgagcaaactagaatgctgtttggccctaaacagagagtacacagtggcagaatacctgaccactttgactgacccaaacttaacgaaagatttgactatgtacagtctcagtgagcatagccttgctattgagaaagtctgccgaaggcagacctggctctcaagagaagacaggctatgtgcacactgcccacaaaattaggtggaaactgagctgctcgtcctaacctcctgccaaatgtatgaccaaatTGGAGGTacgtttccctcagattacacagacccacaaagatttcgaaacaaacccaattttgaaataacacagtgttccatcacagcagcaagatttgtgacctgttgctgaTAACAGCCAGGGCTAAGAGAGCTGATAACAGCCAGGACTAAGAGAGCTGATTACAGCCAGGACTAAGAGAGCTGATTACAGCCAGGACTAAGAGAGCTGATTACAGCCAGGACTAAGAGAGCTGATAACAGCCAGGACTAAGAGAGCTTTGCTGATTACAGCCAGGATACTAAGAAGCTGATCACAGCCAGGGCTAAGAGATGCTAATAAACAGCCTAGGACTAAGAGAGCTATAAACAGGCCAGGACTAAGAGAGCTGATTACAGCCAGGACTAAGAGAGCTGATAACAGCCAGGACTAAGAGAGCTGATTACAGCCAGGACTAGGAGAGCTGATCACAGCAAGGACTAAGAGAGCTGATA
It contains:
- the LOC112073648 gene encoding keratin-associated protein 4-8-like encodes the protein MHCKLVLYRLHCKLSCKACPCTLSCMRCRPTLSVSCSCKLHCKLSLLHCKLSCKLSCKLSCKLSCKLSCKLSCKLSCKLPCTLALLRCPLSCKLSCKLSCKLSCKLSCKLLLYAALYAALYAVLYAACILPCTLPCTLSCKLHCKLHCKLHCKLVL